Proteins co-encoded in one Schaalia radingae genomic window:
- a CDS encoding cell division protein CrgA produces MAESKKRKRKSGEVAEQDTEVHSWTEDIPMSPSWWAPAFITLLIVGLVWVMVYYISSARFPIPGISWWNLVIGFGIMLIGFLMTLRWR; encoded by the coding sequence GTGGCCGAGTCGAAAAAACGCAAGCGCAAAAGCGGCGAAGTAGCTGAGCAGGATACCGAAGTCCACTCATGGACTGAAGACATCCCCATGAGCCCATCGTGGTGGGCTCCGGCTTTCATTACACTGCTCATTGTTGGCCTGGTGTGGGTCATGGTGTACTACATCTCGTCCGCACGCTTCCCGATCCCCGGTATCTCATGGTGGAACCTGGTCATCGGTTTCGGCATTATGCTGATCGGTTTCCTGATGACGCTGCGCTGGCGGTAA
- a CDS encoding carbohydrate ABC transporter permease: MTAPMTPGTPIESTSSSTSSPSTRGTAGQNSANTSTRKIRPSKRRRINWVATLFILFTSLGVLIPMYLAVVVALKSPDQVLNGNGFELPTSIRWQNFADAWERADFKHALVNTVFVTALTLVFTILTSSIVSWAIARNLHKPFFKGAFYYLLSALFIPFPIIMLPIIKQMSILHLDRPIGMVILYTIFGLSMNSFIYVSYIRSIPIELEEAARVDGASTWRVFWQVIFPLLTPMNATVGIITCVWAWNDFILPLVVLTDPAHRTLPLAQYVFQGQFNLDYSVAFASYLMAMAPLLLVYVFSQRWVISGVTRGSVKG, from the coding sequence ATGACTGCTCCCATGACACCAGGCACACCGATCGAATCAACGTCCTCGTCAACGTCGTCGCCCTCGACGCGAGGGACAGCCGGGCAGAACTCGGCCAACACGTCGACGCGCAAGATACGCCCTTCAAAGAGGCGCCGCATCAACTGGGTGGCCACGCTGTTTATCCTGTTCACGTCTCTGGGCGTGCTGATCCCGATGTACCTCGCCGTGGTTGTTGCGCTCAAGTCGCCTGATCAGGTGCTCAACGGCAACGGGTTTGAACTGCCGACCTCGATCCGCTGGCAGAACTTCGCGGACGCCTGGGAGCGCGCCGACTTCAAACACGCGCTGGTCAACACCGTGTTCGTCACAGCACTGACCCTGGTGTTCACGATTTTGACCTCGTCGATCGTGTCCTGGGCGATTGCACGTAACCTGCATAAGCCGTTCTTCAAGGGCGCGTTCTACTACCTGCTGTCGGCACTGTTCATCCCGTTCCCGATCATCATGCTGCCGATCATCAAGCAGATGTCGATCCTGCACCTGGATCGACCCATCGGCATGGTCATCCTGTACACGATCTTCGGATTGTCGATGAACTCGTTCATCTACGTCTCCTACATCCGCTCGATTCCCATTGAGCTGGAAGAGGCGGCGCGCGTGGATGGCGCATCCACGTGGCGTGTGTTCTGGCAGGTGATTTTCCCACTGCTCACTCCGATGAATGCGACGGTCGGAATCATCACGTGCGTGTGGGCATGGAATGACTTCATCTTGCCGCTGGTTGTGCTGACCGACCCGGCGCACCGCACGCTGCCGCTGGCACAGTATGTGTTCCAGGGACAGTTCAACCTGGACTACTCGGTGGCATTCGCCTCCTACCTGATGGCGATGGCTCCGCTGCTGCTGGTCTATGTGTTCTCTCAGCGCTGGGTGATCTCGGGTGTAACCCGCGGATCCGTGAAGGGCTGA
- a CDS encoding GNAT family N-acetyltransferase, producing the protein MQRDGLDQWQSGIYPLTEHIEADIRSGYGWGGCQQRRRPGLSEYRRHSRPVLRCGQSDVEDSARGKEGTWVMHRLIVAEEARGMGLARKLIEFAATQSPNGHLRADTDPKTRPCGHCLSGSDSVTLDC; encoded by the coding sequence ATGCAGCGCGATGGACTTGATCAGTGGCAATCTGGCATCTATCCATTGACCGAGCATATTGAGGCAGATATTCGAAGCGGCTACGGATGGGGGGGTTGCCAGCAGAGGAGACGTCCTGGCCTATCTGAGTATCGACGACACTCCCGGCCCGTTTTACGATGCGGCCAATCTGACGTGGAAGACTCCGCGCGAGGGAAGGAGGGAACATGGGTGATGCACCGACTGATCGTTGCCGAAGAAGCTCGCGGAATGGGACTGGCTCGCAAGCTGATTGAATTCGCTGCGACGCAGTCACCGAACGGGCATCTGCGCGCGGATACGGATCCGAAAACACGCCCATGCGGGCACTGTTTGAGCGGCTCGGATTCCGTGACGCTGGATTGCTGA
- a CDS encoding carbohydrate ABC transporter permease, translated as MSSTPGAGAGSHNAGSTDGEDGRMVDLPPQLRERMRSRDTATASEPARSVTTTATATAVSGTASSGTLSAKSSASSARRSGSDKGKRRTVSPTKDRTYTMIVVPALIAFALFHTLPVLIGVFFSFTNYAGYGTWKFVGISNYINIFRDERMFHAYAATFIFAIIATILTNVISLIIAVALNSNILARNFFRGVFFIPYVLSVLIIGYVFKFMFSTSLPKIFSSIPLFRDNILTHPIAAWGAIITLAVWQASAFAIILYLAGLQTVPDDVYEAAALDGANSWQQFWKITFPLIGPFFTLNMVLSLKSFLQVFDPIIALTDGGPGTATESVSVLIYRGGFTGGEFAYQTANAVFFFVVITIVSLFQFRILQRGEGK; from the coding sequence ATGTCATCAACACCTGGTGCTGGCGCCGGATCGCACAATGCCGGCAGCACGGACGGCGAAGACGGCCGCATGGTTGACCTGCCGCCACAGTTGCGCGAACGCATGCGCTCACGAGACACAGCAACGGCGAGTGAACCTGCACGTTCGGTGACCACCACGGCAACGGCTACGGCCGTGTCGGGTACGGCCTCATCGGGCACGCTCTCGGCTAAGTCCTCGGCCTCGTCCGCACGCAGATCCGGTTCAGATAAGGGGAAGCGACGGACGGTGTCGCCCACCAAGGACCGCACGTACACGATGATTGTTGTGCCCGCGCTCATTGCGTTCGCACTGTTCCATACACTGCCCGTCCTGATCGGCGTGTTCTTCTCGTTCACGAACTATGCCGGATACGGAACGTGGAAATTCGTTGGAATCTCCAACTACATCAACATTTTCCGCGACGAGCGCATGTTCCACGCATATGCGGCCACCTTCATTTTCGCCATCATCGCCACGATCCTGACGAACGTGATCTCACTGATCATCGCCGTGGCGCTGAACTCGAACATTCTGGCCCGTAACTTCTTCAGAGGCGTGTTCTTCATCCCCTACGTCCTGTCGGTGCTGATCATCGGCTACGTCTTCAAATTCATGTTCTCAACATCGTTGCCGAAGATTTTCTCCAGCATTCCGCTGTTCAGAGACAACATTTTGACGCACCCGATCGCCGCATGGGGAGCGATCATCACGCTGGCCGTGTGGCAGGCAAGCGCATTCGCGATCATCTTGTACCTGGCCGGATTGCAAACCGTTCCAGACGATGTGTACGAGGCTGCCGCACTGGATGGTGCGAACTCGTGGCAACAGTTCTGGAAGATCACGTTCCCACTGATCGGCCCCTTCTTCACCCTCAATATGGTGCTGAGTTTGAAGAGCTTCCTGCAGGTCTTCGACCCGATCATCGCGCTGACCGACGGCGGACCGGGCACGGCAACCGAATCGGTCTCCGTCCTGATTTACCGAGGCGGCTTCACCGGCGGTGAGTTCGCCTACCAGACAGCAAACGCGGTGTTCTTCTTCGTGGTGATCACCATCGTGTCGCTGTTCCAATTCAGAATTTTGCAACGTGGGGAGGGAAAGTAA
- a CDS encoding OsmC family peroxiredoxin — protein sequence MANSTVSTASTHWEGGLTDGAGQTTLETSGVVTLDVAWGKRTDPGQGTTNPEELIAAAFATCYSMALTNELTENGHAPEFLDTTVEVSFNPKDGISGAKLTVSGKVPGLDAEAFKEKAEWAKDNCPVSKALGGLKKELVVNA from the coding sequence ATGGCGAATTCAACTGTGAGCACTGCGAGCACCCACTGGGAAGGTGGCCTGACAGACGGCGCCGGACAAACGACACTCGAAACATCCGGTGTGGTCACACTGGACGTCGCGTGGGGCAAGCGCACTGATCCAGGCCAGGGCACCACGAACCCCGAAGAACTCATCGCAGCAGCCTTTGCCACCTGCTATTCGATGGCACTGACCAACGAGCTGACCGAAAACGGACATGCACCCGAATTCCTCGACACCACTGTTGAGGTCTCCTTCAACCCGAAGGACGGCATTTCCGGAGCCAAACTCACCGTCAGCGGTAAGGTTCCCGGCCTCGATGCTGAAGCCTTCAAGGAAAAGGCTGAGTGGGCAAAGGACAACTGCCCCGTCTCCAAGGCACTCGGCGGCCTCAAGAAAGAGCTTGTCGTGAATGCCTGA
- a CDS encoding peptidylprolyl isomerase — protein sequence MQAILHTSQGDIRLDLYPDHAPFTVKNFVGLATGERVWTHPGTGQEMSSPLYNGVIFHRVIDGFMIQTGDPLGTGTGGPGYQFNDEIHPELNFNEPYVLAMANAGTRMGKGTNGSQFFITVAPTQWLQGKHTIFGKVADDESRSVVDAIAQVPTDGRDKPREDVVIESVEILDK from the coding sequence ATGCAAGCTATTCTTCATACTTCACAAGGCGATATCCGCCTGGACCTGTACCCCGACCACGCACCGTTCACGGTGAAGAACTTCGTGGGGCTGGCAACCGGTGAGCGCGTGTGGACGCACCCCGGCACCGGTCAGGAAATGAGCTCACCGCTGTACAACGGCGTGATCTTCCACCGCGTCATCGACGGCTTCATGATCCAGACAGGTGACCCGCTCGGCACCGGCACAGGAGGTCCCGGCTACCAGTTCAATGATGAAATCCATCCGGAACTGAACTTCAACGAGCCGTATGTCCTGGCAATGGCCAACGCCGGAACCCGCATGGGGAAGGGCACCAACGGATCCCAGTTCTTCATCACCGTCGCACCGACCCAGTGGCTGCAGGGCAAGCACACGATCTTCGGCAAGGTGGCCGACGATGAGTCACGCAGCGTCGTCGACGCGATCGCACAGGTTCCCACCGACGGACGCGACAAGCCGCGCGAAGACGTCGTGATTGAATCCGTGGAGATTCTTGACAAGTAG
- a CDS encoding rhomboid family intramembrane serine protease: MAKMPQYGQRSDPNAAPPCPRHPDVQSIDYCKVCNRPMCSQCRVPVEVRAMCVDCAKKRGRRGRRQMRWTQKPTVTMVLIGLCAVTFVAMKLIPQVYSSLAFMPAIGWLEPWRILTTAFLHANVLHILFNLVALWFVGSSIEPVLGWWRFLILYIASAIGGSAGVLAWCFVSRQTLLVTTVGASGAVFGLFAAIFVLQKMSGINTTSILILLAINLGYGFIVPNISWQAHVGGMIVGALVTWGFAHIMRRPPRRRSGEVVVNRQAEATRKTRISALAGAGMLIAVCAVVAVEYAALLALNY; the protein is encoded by the coding sequence ATGGCCAAGATGCCTCAGTACGGTCAGCGTTCAGACCCGAATGCGGCTCCGCCGTGTCCACGCCACCCTGATGTGCAGTCCATCGACTACTGCAAGGTATGTAACCGTCCGATGTGCTCGCAGTGCCGTGTACCGGTGGAAGTGCGCGCCATGTGTGTGGACTGTGCGAAGAAACGAGGCCGACGCGGACGCCGTCAGATGCGCTGGACTCAAAAACCGACAGTGACGATGGTGCTTATTGGCCTGTGCGCAGTGACATTCGTGGCGATGAAGCTCATTCCGCAGGTCTACAGTTCCCTGGCGTTCATGCCGGCGATCGGATGGCTTGAGCCCTGGCGAATTCTGACGACTGCATTCCTGCATGCCAACGTCCTGCACATCCTGTTCAACCTCGTCGCACTGTGGTTCGTCGGCTCGAGCATCGAGCCTGTGCTTGGATGGTGGCGTTTCCTCATCCTGTATATCGCCAGCGCGATCGGTGGCAGTGCCGGTGTCCTGGCCTGGTGCTTCGTCAGCCGACAAACACTGTTGGTGACCACTGTTGGGGCGTCGGGCGCCGTATTCGGCCTGTTCGCCGCGATTTTCGTCCTTCAGAAGATGAGCGGGATCAATACGACATCGATTCTGATCCTGCTGGCAATCAACCTCGGTTACGGCTTCATCGTGCCCAATATTTCCTGGCAGGCGCATGTCGGCGGCATGATCGTGGGCGCGCTGGTGACGTGGGGCTTTGCGCATATCATGAGGCGCCCGCCGCGTCGCAGGAGCGGTGAGGTCGTCGTCAACCGTCAGGCCGAGGCCACGCGCAAGACACGCATCAGCGCACTGGCCGGTGCAGGAATGCTGATCGCCGTGTGCGCCGTGGTGGCTGTGGAATATGCCGCGTTGCTCGCTTTGAACTACTAG
- a CDS encoding DUF488 domain-containing protein — protein sequence MPEFHLKRIYEDPEPSDGLRVLVDRLWPRGISKERAALDEWNKDLPPSPQLRTWFGHRPERFEEFAHSYRQELADSGAARDFVENHLTCDVVTLLIAAKDPEHNHGLVLQDVLTTLAAERADHQQCGSP from the coding sequence ATGCCTGAGTTTCATCTCAAACGCATCTACGAGGATCCGGAGCCGTCTGACGGCCTCCGGGTTCTTGTCGATCGTCTCTGGCCACGGGGGATCTCCAAAGAGCGCGCCGCCCTGGACGAATGGAACAAGGACCTGCCACCATCACCGCAGCTGCGCACCTGGTTCGGACACCGACCCGAACGATTTGAGGAGTTTGCACACAGCTACCGTCAGGAACTGGCTGACAGCGGAGCCGCACGCGACTTCGTGGAAAACCATCTCACCTGCGATGTTGTCACGCTGCTCATCGCGGCAAAAGACCCCGAGCACAACCACGGACTAGTGCTGCAGGACGTTCTCACCACACTTGCCGCTGAGCGTGCGGATCACCAGCAATGCGGATCACCATGA
- a CDS encoding ABC transporter substrate-binding protein, with product MYSHASPLEHSPLESQCSSSTHTSKPDAHGATRPPRQPRMRRALIAALAVCACGALASCGTPQAQEKTELDFFQFKGEAKTDFEEIAADFEAENPDIDIVINQSADADTAIRTLLVKNRPPDVITLNGNGKFADLARAGVFHDFSGDPLLEHINPAVQDILADLGNAEGEVNGVGYLNNADGIIYNRQIFKEQGLEVPSTWEELLDVCEKLKAAGITPFYGTVADAWTTLPSFNGLGAYAARDGFFDTMREQGTDIGPDSAVSFQKNFTEPMQRQLTLFGYAQDGWRARTYDDGNAAFANGEVAMLMQGIWALNPIRQANPDVDAAIFPYPAPEGEGADQRLLVTGVDVVVTMGKGAAHPEEARRFFDYLFQPEVIEKVAKSQSMFPSLREADYPDDPAIQELAPFFDGGHIAGFVDHHVPASIRLDPLVQQGLFDADPSVTLQQLDRQWREYAARTVE from the coding sequence ATGTATTCACACGCATCGCCCCTGGAGCATTCTCCGCTCGAATCACAGTGCTCATCATCGACGCACACATCCAAGCCAGATGCTCACGGTGCCACACGTCCCCCTCGGCAACCACGAATGCGACGAGCACTGATTGCGGCTCTGGCTGTATGCGCATGTGGAGCATTGGCGAGCTGCGGGACGCCCCAGGCGCAGGAGAAAACCGAACTGGACTTTTTCCAGTTCAAAGGTGAAGCCAAAACAGATTTCGAAGAAATCGCGGCTGACTTTGAGGCCGAAAATCCCGACATTGACATAGTCATTAACCAATCGGCAGATGCGGACACCGCGATCCGTACGCTCCTGGTGAAGAACCGCCCGCCGGATGTCATCACCCTGAACGGTAACGGAAAATTCGCTGACCTGGCACGAGCCGGCGTCTTCCACGACTTTTCAGGTGACCCGCTGCTTGAGCACATTAACCCGGCTGTGCAGGACATTCTGGCTGACCTGGGAAATGCGGAAGGCGAAGTCAACGGTGTCGGCTATCTGAACAACGCAGACGGCATCATCTACAACCGCCAGATTTTCAAGGAACAGGGCCTGGAAGTTCCCTCCACATGGGAAGAACTGCTCGATGTGTGTGAAAAGCTCAAGGCCGCTGGCATCACACCGTTCTACGGGACGGTGGCCGACGCGTGGACCACACTGCCCTCATTTAATGGGTTGGGCGCCTACGCCGCGCGCGACGGGTTCTTCGACACCATGCGCGAGCAGGGTACGGATATCGGGCCGGATTCGGCGGTGTCGTTCCAGAAGAACTTCACCGAACCGATGCAGCGCCAACTCACCTTATTCGGATACGCACAGGACGGATGGCGTGCCCGAACCTACGACGACGGCAACGCCGCATTTGCCAACGGTGAAGTCGCCATGCTGATGCAGGGTATCTGGGCGCTCAATCCGATCCGTCAGGCAAACCCCGACGTGGATGCGGCAATTTTCCCGTATCCGGCTCCCGAAGGTGAGGGCGCCGACCAGCGCCTGCTGGTGACTGGCGTGGACGTCGTTGTGACGATGGGGAAGGGGGCGGCGCACCCTGAAGAGGCACGCCGCTTCTTCGACTACCTCTTCCAGCCTGAAGTCATCGAGAAGGTCGCGAAGTCGCAATCCATGTTCCCCTCCCTCAGGGAAGCTGACTACCCGGATGATCCGGCAATTCAGGAACTGGCTCCGTTCTTCGATGGAGGCCACATCGCAGGATTCGTGGACCACCACGTTCCCGCCTCTATCCGACTGGACCCTCTGGTCCAGCAAGGATTGTTTGACGCAGACCCATCAGTGACACTGCAGCAGCTGGATCGCCAGTGGCGTGAATACGCTGCACGCACTGTGGAGTGA